The nucleotide sequence CACTATTCTTTTGCGCGAGATACGTATTCACCTTTTCGGGTATCAACTTTAATCAACTCACCCGTTTGTACGAACAAAGGAACCCTCACCACAGCGCCTGTTTCCAGTTTTGCCGGTTTGCCGCCACCGCCAGAAGTATCGCCTTTAAGGCCAGGATCGGTTTCTGTGATTGCAAGAATAACAAAATTAGGGGGAGTGACCTGGATAGGTTCATTGTTCCACAAGGTAACCACACAAAGGTCCTGTTCTTTTAACCACTGTACCGCATCAGCTAAGGCTTCAGACGTTACCGCATATTGTTCAAAGCTGTCAGGAACCATAAAGTGCCATAGTTCACCATCCGTATATAAATATTGCATTTCGACATCAGCAACATCTGCTGAAGGTAGGGTTTCACCGGTTTTGTAAGTACGTTCAACGACACGCCCTGTTTTCAGATTCCGGATTTTCACACGTGTAAATGCCTGTCCTTTACCCGGTTTAACAAACTCACAATCGACAATGCTGCAAGGTGCATTATCAACCATAACTTTTAAACCATTCTTAAATTCATTGGTACTGTAGATTGCCATCAGTGCTCCACTGTTGAGATTTTGTTGCAATTTCGTTAGAGTTCGCAGTTTATCAATTTTGTACAATTAATGCGAGATTACTCTATAAGTTGGCAGAAGATTCTGGCGCAAGGCTTTGCCACCGTCAATGAATTGCTGGAATTTTTAGCACTACCTTCTGGTTTAGGTAGTACTGCTGCTGATAAACAGTTTAAAACCAGGGTTCCACGTAGTTTTGCTGCACGTATGCAACGCGGCAATCCCCGTGATCCGCTTCTTTTGCAAGTGCTTGCTGTTGAAGAGGAATTATCTGTTGCTGATGGTTACGTTGCGGATCCACTCCGTGAAAGCAAAGGTAATCCACTTCCTGGCTTATTACACAAGTATCAGGGGCGAGTATTGCTGACCTTAACGGGAGCTTGTGCTGTAAATTGCCGCTACTGTTTCCGACGGCATTTTCCTTATCAGAATAATAATCCGGGGCGTGATGGTTGGCAGCAGGTGCTTGATTATGTCCGTGCTGATACTAGCATCCGGGAAGTTATTTTGAGTGGTGGCGATCCGCTATTGGCAGCTGATGCAGTATTGGCTGAATTGATACAGCAATTAGAGGCTATCCGCCATCTACAAACGCTGCGTTTTCATACGCGCATTCCGATTGTTTTGCCGGAACGGATTAATAAGGATTTATTAAAATTACTCGGGACAACCAGATTACAAAAAGTTGTTGTTTTACATAGCAATCATAAGCAAGAGCTTGATGAACAGGTTGCAGAGGCATGCTCGGCTTTGCGCCAGGTTGGATGTCACTTGCTTAATCAATCTGTTCTTCTAAAAGGCATTAATGATGAAGCAACTATTTTGGCCGAATTAAGTGAACGTCTTTTTGCCTGCGGAGTGCTACCTTATTATTTACATTTGTTAGATACAGTAGCGGGAGCTGCGCATTTTGATCTACCGCAAACAGCTGCCTTAGCAATTTATAGACAATTACAAAAACAATTACCGGGCTATCTGGTTCCTCGTCTAGCGCGAGAAGAACCAGGAAAAGCCAGTAAAACACTTTTAATCTAATTCGAACCGAGGCTATTGCGTTGAGCTCGCATAGAGCTGTAGTAACTTATCCTGAGCACAGTAATTACCATTAGTCATTGGTTTATAAGTACCATCTGCCTGCATCTCCCAGGCATTACAATTATCGCGCAAATAATTTTTAAAAATTTCTTGCTTGATGCGTTTCTGGCAGTTTTCATCAAGGATAGGGAACATAATTTCAATGCGATTATACAAATTCCGTTCCATCAAGTCTGCACTGGAGCAATAGTAATGTTCTGCATGGTGGGTACGGAAATGATAAACGCGGTGATGTTCCAGGAACCGACCTACAATTGAAATGACGCGGATATTATCAGAGACCCCCGGAATACCGGGTTTAAGGCAACAAACACTCCGTACTAAAAGATTAATTTTCACCCCTGCCTGAGAGGCGCGATAAAGTGCCTGAATCATGGTTTTGTCAGTTAACCCATTGACCTTAATGTTGATCTCGGTCTCCTGGCCTTCGCGAGCACTTTGACTACATTCCTCTATTAACTGTAAAAGATTTTTTTGTAAGGTAAAAGGAGAATGACATAAGGCTTTAAGTTTTACTGTTTTTCCAAGGCCAGTTAGTTGCTGAAAGATAATTTGCGTGTCAGCTGTAATGGTTGGTTCGCTGGTTAATAAGCCAAGATCAGTATAACGTTTCGCCGTTTGCTCATGATAGTTACCAGTACCCAAATGGACATAGCGCTTTAATTTTCCATGCGTTCTGCGCACGACAAGGGTCATTTTTGCGTGAGTTTTATAACCCATGACACCATAAAGAACGAGGACACCTGCTTCATGCAAATGATTAGCAAGTTTTAAGTTTGATTCCTCATCAAAGCGTGCGCGAAGTTCAACGACTGCCGTGACTTCTTTACCGGAGCGAGCGGCTTCTATCAACGCTTTAACCATTACTGATTCAGAGTGGGTTCGGTAAAGAGTTTGCTTGATCGCCAAAACATTGGGATCGGCGGCTGCCTGGTGAATAAAATCAATCACGACACCATAGCTCTGATAAGGATGATGAAGTAAAATATCCTGTTCATCTAATACATTGAATAAATTGCGTTTTTCGTGAATAAATTCGGGATATTGCACTGTCAGTGGCGGGTAGTTTAAATCGGGTCGATCCACTCTGTTAATGGCGCTGTAATAACGTTGCAGGTTTACAGGTCCATCACAGTGATAAGTGTCTTCATGATGTAAATGGTGCTTCTGTAATAGAAAATCAACAATGTTTGCTGGGCATTGCTTATCAACTTCCAGTCTAACCACATGTCCATAGTGCCGGGAAAAAAGTTCGCGTTGTACCGCGACAGCTAAATCTTCTATTTCTTCTTCCCGCAAAAACAGATCGCTATTACGGGTCAGACGGAAGGGATAACAACCGTTTATTTCCATTCCAGGGAACAAGCTGTGAATATGAGTTTGTATAATTGATGCTAAATAGACAAAATAATTGCCGCCCGTTGTACAAAGTTCTGAGGGCAGCGGAATCATTCTAGGTAAAGAACGTGGAGCATGCACTACAGCGTAATCAATGTTACGGTCAAAGGCGTCTTTCCCACGTAATGAGATAATAAAATTCAAACTTTTATTGAACAAACGCGGAAATGGATGTGCTAAATCGAGCGCTATAGGACTGACTATAGGTAAAATTTCATTTTTGAAATAATGTTTTGCCCAGAGATGGATATCTTCCGTCCAATCGTCAGTATTAAGAAAATGAATATTTTCCTTTTTCATCCCTGGAAGTAACTCTTTATTGAAGATGTCATAAAGTTCATCCGTGAGTAAATGAACTTTTTTACTTAATTGAGTAAAAATTTCATCGGGACGCAAACCATCTATGTTGAGTTTCCTTGATGACAAGGCAATTTTTTCTTTTAAACCGGCGACCCGGATTTCAAAAAATTCGTCAAGATTACCGCTACAAATGCAAAGAAAACGCATGCGCTCAAGTAATGGCACGCGTTCATCTTTTGCAAGTTGCAGTACACGCTCATTAAATGCAAGCGCGGTAAATTCTCGGTTGATATAGTATTCCGGGTTCTCTAAATCAATACTCAAACCAGGCTCCCCAAAAACATACATGGTAATAACGCTAGGGTAGTTGATCAGCCTTGTCGAAGGCAAGCGTTCTTATAGGCAGCTTGTTGCGTTTCTAGAGCGGCTTTATAGCGTTAATTTTAACGGACGATAAAGAAACAAATGCCAATAAAAGCAAGGAATCCCCAAAAGGGTGATAAAGGGAAATAGACTAGTGCTGCAAAAAACAACATGGAGATAACTACTATAGGCCAGGAGAAATAGATGCCGACAACCCCTTGGGCAACGGAAAAAGAAGCGGCAGCGAGTAAGGCCAATGCACCATATTGCACCGCAATCATAATTTTACGCGTTATGGGGCTATTATGACTACTTAGGACTTGGTAGCCAACGATAGCCATAATTAGGCCAGGTAAATTTAAACAGGCAACAGCCAGGATTAAACCAGTCATTCCTGCTGCTTTATAACCGATTAAAGCCGATAATTTAACTGCAGTTAAACCAGGAAAAAGAAAACTTGAGCCAACCATGGCAACAAATTCTTCCGGGCTAATCCATTGACGGTAATTGACCGCTTCGTACTCCAGTAATTTCAGCATGGAGTTGCCGCCACCCAGGGAAATAAAGCCAATCTTGCCAAAACTGTAAATGATAGACAGCAGATCTTTTATCATGACGCTAAAATTTGTTGTAGGAAATTGACATAGTCGCAAGAAATCTGACCTTTCAGCAAGTGGTTTGCTATCGTTGTGACCAATAATTGTGAATGCCCTTCAATACAGGCACTGAAAAAAATTCTTTCATTTAATTCCAGACGCGCTAATTCGAGCTTGATGGTCGGAACAGTGCTAAATTTGTACACTAAAGCTTCTTTTATTACCTCAATTTCCTGACTCTGAGTTTGCAGTTTGTTTAGTAAGTCAGCAGCAAGAAGATTATCGCTGCCTGGTATTAGTGCATCAGTAGGGTATTCGTTGAGATTAATTTTCTTGCTATATCCGCAGAAGGTTGTTTTCTCTAAGAGGGGTTTGTAAAGTGGTTCAGAGCGCCGTCTCTTAATGTTGTAATTGCAATTGGGTAAGAGTAAATAACAATCTTCTCGATGCTTGACCTGATAATTGGATAAAAGAAGAAAGCGCTCATCCAAGCCATTTAAAGTAATAATCGTATCATCTGGCCAGAAAAAACGTGCTTCCCAACGAAGTTCATCTCTTCCTGCCAGAGGAAGCTTGTCTAAAGCGAGTAAGTTATCGTTACTAATTTCAAAATTCCAAACCAAACGTTTGCTCATAGCTCTCAATAAAAAATAATGATCTAGCGCAAGACGATACGGCAGCAAAACAAGATAAGCAAGTTATGTGTGTGCAATAGAAGAGGGCAATTAAACCAGGCAGAGCTTCGTCAAACCAGTTGAAAATTAAAAAATAAATTGCTTTTACCCTGGCTTTTTCTCTTGTGTGGGATGACTCGCAAAATGATTCAAGACAGGTATATACTAGGATTTACTCAATTAGTCCGTGGGATTACTCACCATTAAGGTAAAGGAAGGGATTGATATGGCTACACTTCTGTTTGTTATTTATTTGATATTCACCTTGGTGGTGCTCTATCACGGCATGAAGGCTTTAACCTGGGAAATAGGTAGTGCAGTTTATTTGATACTTACCACCTTTGTATTTTCTATGCCTTGGTTCGCTGGTTTGTTAGTCTGGTTGGCAATAATCGTTGCTGTCACAATCATCCATGTCGAACATGTCCGTTTTGCTATCAGTGATTTTCTTTTTGATCGGGTAGGCAAATCAATTCCCAAGCTTACTAAAACAGAAGAGGAAGCTTTAAATGCTGGTGATACCTGGTTGGAGCAAGATATTTTTACGGGTTCACCTAATTGGGACAGGTTAGCCAATATTTCTTCAACACTGAGTGAAGAAGAACAATCTTTTCTTGATAATGAAACACAAACTCTATGCGGCATGATTGATGAATGGAAGGTAAGTCAGGCCGGTGATTTACCGGAGAATGTTTGGAAGTATATTAAAGAAAAAGGTTTTTTAGGGTTAGTAATTCCCAAGGAGTATGGAGGCAAGGGTTTTTCTGCACGGGCTCATTCTGATATCGTTATGAAAATTGCCAGTCGTTCAGGGGTTGCTGCAGTGACGGTCATGGTACCTAACTCCTTGGGACCAGGCGAATTACTTAATTATTACGGTACTACAGAGCAAAAAGAGCAATATTTGCCTAATCTTGCCAAAGGAGTGGATATACCCTGTTTTGCACTTACCGAGCCTGGAGCAGGTAGTGATGCGACCTCCATTCAGTCCGAAGCGGTGGTGGTTAAAAAGAAAATTGATGGCAAAATGATTTTGGGCCTGAAGATTAATTTGAATAAACGCTGGATTACGCTTGCACCTATTGCGACGTTAATAGGTTTGGCAGTGAATTTAAAGGATCCGGATGGTTTGTTGAAAGGTGAGGGGGCAGAAGGGATTACCTGCTTACTGATCCCCAGGAATACCGAAAATCTTGAAATAGGAAATCGCCATTTGCCTGCTGATCAACCCTTTATGAATGGTACTATCCGTGGAGAAAATATTTTTGTACCGATAACAACGATTATTGGCGGCCAAAAAAATGCTGGTCATGGGTGGCAAATGCTCGTTGAGTGTCTATCCATTGGTCGTTCAATTTCTCTGCCTGCATTAGGGGCGGCATCTTCGTCAATCGCTTATTTAACCACGGGTGCTTTTGCCAGAATCCGACGTCAGTTTAATGTCGAAATTGGTCAATTTGAAGGGATAGAGGAAAAGCTGGCTGAAATTGCTGGTTTAAATTACTTAATCAATGCCAATCGCTTAATGACAGTTGCCGCTGTTAATGAACATAAAAAACCTTCTGTTGCTTCGGCCATCACGAAATATTTTAATACAGAACTTGCTCGCATAACGGTAAATAATGCCATGGATGTTCATGCAGGCCGTGCTGTTGTAGTTGGCCCGCGTAATTATTTGACTGGTTATTATCTAGGGGTGCCGGTTTCTATTACTGTAGAGGGTGCGAATATTATGTCGCGTAATTTGTTGATTTTCGGACAAGGGTCAATGGCCTGCCATCCCTTTGTACGCGATGAATTTTATGCTATTTCGAAAGAAGACAAAGCCACTTTCCGTTCTTTAATTTGGCAGCATATTCAGTATTTTATGGGTAATCTTGCCAAAACAATCTGTTCAGCATGGACAGGAGGACTTTTTATTTCTGCCCCGGCAAATAGTTTAAAGCGAGAATACCAGCGACTTGCTCGCTTAAGTCACGCTTATGCCTGGTTGGCCGATTTATCGTTAATTTATTTGGGTGGTGAGTTAAAGCGAAAGGAACGTTTATCGGCAAGATTAGCAGATGGCATGTCTTATCTTTATCTTGCTATGGCAGCATTGCTTTATTTTCAAAAAAATGAAGCGCATGCTGATGAAAAAGTGCATGCTGAGTGGGCTGTTTCCTATTGTTTCTATCATGCGCAAAAAGCCATGATTGGCTTTTGCCAAAACTTCCCTTCCCGGCCACTAGGATTGTTAGTCCGTTTGTTGGCCTTTCCTTTTGGACAAACAATGCGTTATCCAAGTGATAAGCTGGATCATCAATTGGCAAAATTAATGATGCAAAATAACCATTATCGTGAGCAGATGACTAAATCACTCTACCTCAGTGGGGATTCGAAACAGCCCGTCGATAGGATGGAGAATGCTTTACAGCTTATCATCAAACACGAGGAGCTGTTCAAAAAAATTAGTGGTCTCAAACGGTTTAAATTTGACGCTTTGAAAGAAAAACTGATCGACAAAGTCAATAAAGGTGAACTATCTCAGGAAGACATGGATGCAATTGTTGCTGTAGAGCGGGCGCGCTGGGATGCTATTCAAGTCGATGAGTTTTCTTTTGAGTCGATGAAGAATAAACAATTTTCTTCTGTTATTGATGGTTTTCCGAATCCGTTGGATTAATAGACGGTTTTACGGTCTCTTAACGGTTGCAAACGTTGGTTACTGCTCTTTAAAGGCTGTGAATTTGCTATAATCATTAGAATTCCAAGAGGTAAGTCTTCGAATTCATGAGGATAAATTGCAAGATGGCCTGGGATGACGATTTCGCATCCATTAAGGATTAGATTTTTATTGGTAATGAATTATATGAGAGTGAATTATGGCTAGATCGAAAGTAACGCGTAAAGGTAAACACGAGTTATTGCCACCTGCTAAGGCTTTTGGGCAAATCATCGAAGTGGCTACTACTACTGAGGCAATTGATTATGCTTGTGAACAGGCAAAAGCTAAATTTACGCAAACTGGGGTAATTAACAAAGGACCCGCTCAGACAATGTTGAAAAAGATGGATAATGCTCGCCAGAATGTCCATTATCTGCGCGGACCGAATGGTCAGCCTTGGAACGGTGAGATTAGTGCTAGCAATCCTTATGAAAATATGCAGCAGAATCTGGCGAAACAAGAAGCAGACCTTATGAATGACAAAATTCAGGATAAGGGTGTTGTAATGGATTATGCGTTCAGTCAAAAAGGCGACTATAGACGAGGCATTACTATAGATGGGGTTGAAATGGATGCCGAGAACGATGAAGATCGTGAAAAAATTGAAGTCGTTGATAATTTATTTAATACCTGGCTTGCGAGCAATCACTATCGTAGTGATGATAGTGTCATCTATAAAAGCAATGAGAGTGGTGATTTTATTGTAGACAAGAAAGGCAATAAGGTTAGAGCTAGTGGTGATGAGCTTAGCGATCTTATGAAAGGGGATAACGGATTTGAAAGCTATATGCAGGATCAAGGGATTGACGTGACTACACGGCAACAGTCCTTCCCGGGAGAAGAGCCTGCCGCTGCGGTGAGCAAAAAGCAACAGCAAGCCACTCAGCCCACCTCTGTACAAGAAGTGGACATCGAAGAGGTTCCCGATTATGAGGGGGTTCGAACTCCAAAGAGTTAAGTACGAGAAATGGTATTGGCGAATTTGAGTCGTTCAGAGGAGCCAATATCAATCCATAAACCCTGGTAGAGCTCTCCGCTGGCCAGGTTCTTGCCAGCCAAATCGCGAAGTAAAGGAACAACGGAGTATCTGCCTGTTTTGCATTGTTCAAAAACTTCTGGACGATAACAAGTTATTCCCGCAAAAGTATATAATCTTTCGTTAGTTAGCTGTTGTTGATTATCCAAACCAAAATCACCCTGATTATGCTGTGGATTAGGAACCAGAACCAGATGAACCATAGTTTCTTCCGTCAGGTGTAATTGCGTGAAGTCATAATCAGTAAAAACATCGGCGTTAACAGTTATAAAAGGTTTTTTGCCTAACAAAGGCAAAGCGGCGTGAATGCCGCCGCCTGTTTCAAGTCCGCCCGGCGGCTCAGGAGAATAGCAGATTTCAACTCCCCATTGGGCACCATTACCAAAATGTTGGCGTATTTGCCCGCCCAGGTAAGCATGATTAATAACGATACGTTCAAACCCCAATTGGGCAAGTCTTTCCACGTGATATTCAATTAATGGTTTGTTGTGTATCTGGCACATGGCTTTGGGTATTGTGTCAGTAAGGGGTTTAAGGCGTACTCCCCTGCCGGCAGCTAAAATCATGGCAGTTTTCATGGTAAACGAATCCTATTTTGCATGAATTGATAAAAAGGATGTAATTCTTCGTAGGTTTCGAGACACGCCATTACATAATGATGGGTTAGCGGTAAGTCCTGCAAATAATTGGCTTTATTATCACGCAAATACAAGCGGGAGAAAACACCGAGCACTTTTAAATGGCGTTGTAGACCACACCAGTCGAAGGCACGTGTAAATGCTGATAAAGACCAACCTGTTGCACTGGGTGCTTGACTATGGAAAGTAGTTAGCCATTTCATGACCTGTTCGCGAGGCCATTGGATGTAGCAATCTTTCAGGAGAGAGACCAGGTCATAAGTAAAGGGGCCACGCATTGCATCCTGAAAATCGATAATTCCCAAAGCATGATCTTCATGTTCAGCAAGCAACATAATATTGCGTGAATGGTAATCGCGGTGAATAAAGCACTGTGGCTGTTCCAAGATTGTGTCGCACAGTTGAGCAAATGTTTCATCTAATAGTTTTTCTTCTGCTGCAGTTAGTTTTATTTTTAAATAAGCATCTAAAAACCATTCCCGAAAGACATTTAACTCATACATGATGAAGGGCCTATCAAAGATAGGCAGTTGTGCCGTTGCTTGAGTTGAACATTGCTGCATTTTGATGAGTGTATTCATAGCCATAGGGTATAATTTGTTAGCCGTTTCTACGTTGAGATGATTGAGTAGCAACGCGTCACCAAAATCATCCAGCAGAGCAAAGCCTTGTTCTTTATCGACGACATGGATCTGTGGGGTACGTACACCAGCAGTGGTTAACAAGCCAGCTACAGTGAGAAAAGGTTGTAACGCTTCTTTATCAGGGGGGGCATCCATAACTACTTGGGTCATCGAATTATGGTGAAGACGGAAATAACGCCTGAAACTGGCATCACCTGCTAGAGGATGTAGGGTAAATTTAGACGGGGCAAGCACTTTTTCAAGCCAGTTGTTAAGTGCGTTTTGTCGATTATGCATGTTATACTCCTCAGCCTTGTTTTTTAGAGCCGGCCATGAAATTCTACAGAATTTACTGAGAGAATTTCACGTAGACTCTTGCTTGCAGGTGTCATGTTTTTTTGCAATTGACAGGATCTATTGGCTTTTCGCTAGCTTGATCCGAAAAACAATGCTTTTCGGCGAAGATAGTAGAAATGTCAATAGATCCTAAATTATCATGCACCTTGTGCATGTGGATCATAAGGTATTTTGGTGACGCTGAACATTAGGCTTGATGCTATACCGCAAGTAATTCATAAAATGATTTGTCATCGCTACGTGTTTGCAGGTTTTATTGCAACCAGCACGCTGGCTATAGGCACGTATCATGTGGCGACTTATGCTTCTGATATTATGATGGAGCCGGTGCAAGCTTGCGTAATCGCGCGTGATGTTGAGTTAAATGCAGTTGGTCGTTCTAGAATTGCTCAATGCCTGGGTTGGCAAGAAAATGCCCCTTTTTCTGTTTGCCGAGGCTCTTATAAACCGCTTACGGTTATACCGCTTGCGGATGATGAAATACGAATCATGGCCAATAATGTGTCTTTTTATAATCAAGGCCGCTCCCAATTGTCTGGCGATGTTGAAGTCCAACAAACTGAACGGATTGTCAATGCGCAAACTGCTTATGTTTACCGCGATTCCAAATCGAATAAAGTAACCAAAATTGAATTATTTGGAGAGGTAAAATATTTAGAGCCAGAGCGTTTAATGATTGCAAGAAAGGCCACTATTAATCCACAAGATAAGTCCGGGCAAGTTGAAGATGTTCTCTATCGGTTTAATTCACAACGTCAAGGCGCCATTTTGCCAGCTTGGGGGCGTGCTAGCCTGATTCAACGATTCGCTAATCAAGATTATCGATTAGAGCAGGCTACTTATAGTAATTGTGCACCGGAGGACAAAGCTTGGCAAATTGAAGCAGAAACGATTACTCTCGATAAAGCCAAGTCAACAGGGGTAGCACGAAATGCTAAATTACGCGTAGGTGGTTGGCCAGTGTTTTATACACCCTATTTTAGTTTTCCTACCTCTAAAGAGCGTAAATCAGGCTTCTTAATGCCAATTATTGGAACGTCGAATGTTGGTGGTTTTGATTACGCCCAACCCTATTATTGGAATATAGCGCCCAATTATGATGCTACTCTTATCCCACACGTTTATTCACGCCGTGGCCTGATGATGGGAGGCCAGTTTAGGTATTTGACCACTCATTCTTATGGGGTATTCAACGGTCGTTTTTTACCTAATGATCGCGCTTTTCGCAATTTTATACTGGATAATGAAGTGCAATACCCACAATTGCGGGGTACTTCAACAGACAGATGGTCTGTACAGTTGAAAGATAGCACGCAATTCAATCCTCATTTGCATATGGGGATTAATTTCCAACAGGTTTCAGATCCCTATTATCTGCAGGATTTTAGTTCGAATCTTGCCATACTCACTGAGCGACAATTATTACGTCAAGGGGATTTGACCTACACCACAGAGAATTGGCTATTTCGTGGCATGCTCCAAAGTTATCAAACCTTGCGTCCAGTCAATCAAACACCTATTGAGGATGTTTACCAGCGGTTACCACAATTAATGGCACGGGGCGTTTATGATGATTTACCTCTTAGAGGTAATTTCTCTTTGTTGGGACAATTTGACTATTTCCAATGGCCAGATAGTCGTTTATTAAAACCAGAAGGACCGCGTTATCACTTAAATCCGGTTTTATCTTTTCCTCAAATGAAGCCCTGGGGATTTATTACGCCTTCCGTGGAGCTGGTAGAAAATTACTATGATGTGAAACAAAACCGTACTTTTTTTGACAGGGATGCCTTTCCATTAAACAATAGCCCTTATTTCTTAAATACGAATGCTTATGGTAGTAATTATTATCCTTATGGATTGAATTATTACAGCTCTTATGCATTGAATAGCAATGGTACGCCTTTAAGCAGACAATTTAATCGTACAATACCTCGCTATAGTGTTGATGGTGGGTTGTATTTTGAACGCCCTGTCAATGTTATGGGGAAAATGTTTACCCAGACTTTAGAACCCCGTCTTTACTATCTTCATGTCCCTTTTCATGATCAAACGCCTATTCCTGTGTATGATTCTGGATATATGATATTTAATACGGATCAACTTTTTCGTACTAACCGTTTTTCAGGGTTTGATCGTATCGGCGATGCTAACCAATTGAGTTATGCCGTTAGTTCACGCTGGCTCTCAGATCAAACAGGCGGAGAAAAAGCGACAGTTTCCATTGGTCAAATTCGTTATTTTGCTAATCGGCGGGTACAGCTCTGTCAGAATAACATGGGAACTTGTGTCGATAACCCTTTAACGTTGGGTTATCTGTCGCCTCTTGCGAAATCATCCCCTATAGCAAGCCGTGCAGTCTATCGTTTTCATCCAGCTTGGGTGTTAACTGGTGATTATGTTTGGGATCCCTATACAAGTGCAACCAATAATGGCCATCTCAATTTTCATTACCAACCAGCAAAAAATCAAATTGTTAGTGTCGGATATACCTACTTGGTTAATGGGGATATTACGCAAGTAGCTAATAGCCAAGTGCAGGATAATTCTTTGCACCAGGCAACCTTCGCCTATGCCTGGCCTTTAAATGAAAGATGGAGCACGTTAGGGGCTTATAATTATAATTTAAGTAAACGGTATGCAATGATGACTTTTTTGGGGCTACAATATGATAGTTGTTGTTGGGCAGTAAGGTTGCTGGGAGGACGCACCTTCCAGAATTTAAATACCCAATTACAGCCAAGATACAATAATAATGTCTATTTACAGATTTTATTGAAGGGGCTAGGCTCTGTTGGAAATAGCGACCCAGCTAGTACAATACACACTTATATTCCAGGTTATACGGATAGTTTTCATAGTTAGAGGTTGATTTTGTTTTAAATTAATTAAAGTTGCTTGTATTTTGATTAAGAATGGCCTAA is from Legionella donaldsonii and encodes:
- the efp gene encoding elongation factor P codes for the protein MAIYSTNEFKNGLKVMVDNAPCSIVDCEFVKPGKGQAFTRVKIRNLKTGRVVERTYKTGETLPSADVADVEMQYLYTDGELWHFMVPDSFEQYAVTSEALADAVQWLKEQDLCVVTLWNNEPIQVTPPNFVILAITETDPGLKGDTSGGGGKPAKLETGAVVRVPLFVQTGELIKVDTRKGEYVSRAKE
- the murU gene encoding N-acetylmuramate alpha-1-phosphate uridylyltransferase MurU, which encodes MKTAMILAAGRGVRLKPLTDTIPKAMCQIHNKPLIEYHVERLAQLGFERIVINHAYLGGQIRQHFGNGAQWGVEICYSPEPPGGLETGGGIHAALPLLGKKPFITVNADVFTDYDFTQLHLTEETMVHLVLVPNPQHNQGDFGLDNQQQLTNERLYTFAGITCYRPEVFEQCKTGRYSVVPLLRDLAGKNLASGELYQGLWIDIGSSERLKFANTISRT
- the ppk1 gene encoding polyphosphate kinase 1, with product MSIDLENPEYYINREFTALAFNERVLQLAKDERVPLLERMRFLCICSGNLDEFFEIRVAGLKEKIALSSRKLNIDGLRPDEIFTQLSKKVHLLTDELYDIFNKELLPGMKKENIHFLNTDDWTEDIHLWAKHYFKNEILPIVSPIALDLAHPFPRLFNKSLNFIISLRGKDAFDRNIDYAVVHAPRSLPRMIPLPSELCTTGGNYFVYLASIIQTHIHSLFPGMEINGCYPFRLTRNSDLFLREEEIEDLAVAVQRELFSRHYGHVVRLEVDKQCPANIVDFLLQKHHLHHEDTYHCDGPVNLQRYYSAINRVDRPDLNYPPLTVQYPEFIHEKRNLFNVLDEQDILLHHPYQSYGVVIDFIHQAAADPNVLAIKQTLYRTHSESVMVKALIEAARSGKEVTAVVELRARFDEESNLKLANHLHEAGVLVLYGVMGYKTHAKMTLVVRRTHGKLKRYVHLGTGNYHEQTAKRYTDLGLLTSEPTITADTQIIFQQLTGLGKTVKLKALCHSPFTLQKNLLQLIEECSQSAREGQETEINIKVNGLTDKTMIQALYRASQAGVKINLLVRSVCCLKPGIPGVSDNIRVISIVGRFLEHHRVYHFRTHHAEHYYCSSADLMERNLYNRIEIMFPILDENCQKRIKQEIFKNYLRDNCNAWEMQADGTYKPMTNGNYCAQDKLLQLYASSTQ
- a CDS encoding acyl-CoA dehydrogenase produces the protein MATLLFVIYLIFTLVVLYHGMKALTWEIGSAVYLILTTFVFSMPWFAGLLVWLAIIVAVTIIHVEHVRFAISDFLFDRVGKSIPKLTKTEEEALNAGDTWLEQDIFTGSPNWDRLANISSTLSEEEQSFLDNETQTLCGMIDEWKVSQAGDLPENVWKYIKEKGFLGLVIPKEYGGKGFSARAHSDIVMKIASRSGVAAVTVMVPNSLGPGELLNYYGTTEQKEQYLPNLAKGVDIPCFALTEPGAGSDATSIQSEAVVVKKKIDGKMILGLKINLNKRWITLAPIATLIGLAVNLKDPDGLLKGEGAEGITCLLIPRNTENLEIGNRHLPADQPFMNGTIRGENIFVPITTIIGGQKNAGHGWQMLVECLSIGRSISLPALGAASSSIAYLTTGAFARIRRQFNVEIGQFEGIEEKLAEIAGLNYLINANRLMTVAAVNEHKKPSVASAITKYFNTELARITVNNAMDVHAGRAVVVGPRNYLTGYYLGVPVSITVEGANIMSRNLLIFGQGSMACHPFVRDEFYAISKEDKATFRSLIWQHIQYFMGNLAKTICSAWTGGLFISAPANSLKREYQRLARLSHAYAWLADLSLIYLGGELKRKERLSARLADGMSYLYLAMAALLYFQKNEAHADEKVHAEWAVSYCFYHAQKAMIGFCQNFPSRPLGLLVRLLAFPFGQTMRYPSDKLDHQLAKLMMQNNHYREQMTKSLYLSGDSKQPVDRMENALQLIIKHEELFKKISGLKRFKFDALKEKLIDKVNKGELSQEDMDAIVAVERARWDAIQVDEFSFESMKNKQFSSVIDGFPNPLD
- the epmB gene encoding EF-P beta-lysylation protein EpmB; the protein is MRDYSISWQKILAQGFATVNELLEFLALPSGLGSTAADKQFKTRVPRSFAARMQRGNPRDPLLLQVLAVEEELSVADGYVADPLRESKGNPLPGLLHKYQGRVLLTLTGACAVNCRYCFRRHFPYQNNNPGRDGWQQVLDYVRADTSIREVILSGGDPLLAADAVLAELIQQLEAIRHLQTLRFHTRIPIVLPERINKDLLKLLGTTRLQKVVVLHSNHKQELDEQVAEACSALRQVGCHLLNQSVLLKGINDEATILAELSERLFACGVLPYYLHLLDTVAGAAHFDLPQTAALAIYRQLQKQLPGYLVPRLAREEPGKASKTLLI
- a CDS encoding chromate transporter, with the protein product MIKDLLSIIYSFGKIGFISLGGGNSMLKLLEYEAVNYRQWISPEEFVAMVGSSFLFPGLTAVKLSALIGYKAAGMTGLILAVACLNLPGLIMAIVGYQVLSSHNSPITRKIMIAVQYGALALLAAASFSVAQGVVGIYFSWPIVVISMLFFAALVYFPLSPFWGFLAFIGICFFIVR